A window of Candidatus Binatus sp. genomic DNA:
TTCTGGCAGCTGCGAACGCATAGCAGGATGGAGCAGGTGGCGCTTAGAATCGCGCTCGCGGAGGCGGCGTTGCAGGATCGTTGATGGAGCATTTCGGATTTTTGTTCGCCGCGTACAGCATCATCTTTGCGGCGATTTTTCTGTACGTGATTTTCATCTGGCGGCGGCAATCGGCGCTCGACAAAGAACTGCGCGCGCTCGAGGCGAAGCTGGCGGAGATGGAGAAGAAGGGGAGCGAAGGGAAGACAGGAGAGGGATAGGAGATCCGAAACCTCACGAGGTTTCGGGCTTCCCGTGGCGATCCGGAAGCGGGCGCGGTTGCGCGATGCCGGGCCGCGCGGCTGAATCGCGATAGAAGAAGATGCGGGCTCCGCCCTGTTAGAAAAATTATTTGGATACAGTTCCTAGAGGCGTTTGCTTGAGGATCACGAGGGCGCGGATGCTCCGTGTCATCCCGAGTGAGCCTTGCGACGAGGCGTGAAACCCGGATCCGGGATTTCTCGCTGCGCTCGAAATGACACGGGAGGGTTGACGATCGCGTTGAGGTCTCTGATTGACCTTCCGTCATCCCGAGCGGAGGCTGCCGGAGTCGAGGGATCTCGACGCGCGACAGTGCCGCATCTCAGGTTCGCAGCACGACGCCACTAGTCGCACTTTGTCATTCTGAGCGCAGCGAAGAATCCCGGATCTTTTTCTGTCAGCGTCGTCGATCCGGCGCCTGGATCGCTCCTCCTGCACCCTCACCCGCGCCCGACTGTTCGTCGTGCGCGACCTCTCCCGCAACCAAGCGGGCGAGTATAACGGACTTGACACCAAGACCAAATTGAGTGTAAAGTCTGTTTATGACAAGCCTTCGACAGATTCACGAAAACTACAAAACCCAAGACCAGTGCATGGAATTGCTGATTAGCCTTCGCTGGCCAAGCGGCATCGAATGCCCGCGTTGTGGAAGTCGCAAGGTAATCAGAATCAAGCATCGCCCGTGGAATTGGGTCTGCAAAAGCGGCGCTCAGGTGCTCGACAAAGAGACGGGCCAAGTTTTTGAATGCAAGAAAGGCACTGGCTATCGCTTCTCGCCTTTGGTCGGCACGGTGTTCGAGAATACCAACTATCCGCTGC
This region includes:
- a CDS encoding CcmD family protein, translated to MEHFGFLFAAYSIIFAAIFLYVIFIWRRQSALDKELRALEAKLAEMEKKGSEGKTGEG